CTGACTAGTTTAGGAATTATTTAAGATATTTTAATAACCATATTTAAATTAAGGAGAATATTATGTCAAGATTTATCGGATCAACATTTAAAAAGTCTCGTAGATTTGGTTTTTCAATTCTTGAAACTGGAAAAGAATTTAGCAAAGGTAAAAAAAGAATAACAACACCAGGTCAACATGGTAAAGAAAGAGCTAAAGTTAAAGTTTCTGAATATGGTCAACAATTACAAGAAAAACAAAAAGTTAAATTTATGTATGGACTAAGCGAAAGACAATTTAGAAATACTTTTGCAAAAGCTAAAAAAATGCAAGGAATTTTAGGAACTAACTTTTTAGTTTTACTAGAATCAAGATTAGATAATATTGTTTATAGATTAGGATTTAGTGCTACTAGACAAGGTGCTAGACAATTAGTAAACCATGGTCATATTTTAGTAAATGGTAAAAAAGTAGATATTCCTTCATATTTATTAAGTGTTGGTGATTTAGTTGAAGTTAAAGCATCAATGAAAAAAAATGAAAAAGTTTTAGAAGCATTACAAAACAATGAAGCAACTTTAGAATTTGTTAAAGTTAATAAAAATGAAGTTAAAGGTGAATTTGTAAGACTTCCAGAAAGAACTGAATTAAGCAGTGAAATTAGTGAATCACTAATTGTTGAATGATACAACCGTTTAATTAAAAAATAAAAATAAAAACTTATAATAAAAATCAAGCTTAAGCTTGATTTTTTTATTCTTCTATTTTATTTAATTTTAAATTAATTAGTTCTTGTTGAATTTGGTCAATATTTTTATTCATAGAACTATTAATTGCAGCTAAAATTGTTCCTTCAACTAAAGCAGCATCAATTATTTTAATTTTGTTTTGTTTATCTGGTTCTAACATTTCAATCGCCATTTGAGCATTCATTAAAGCTGAACCTAAATCAAATAATAAAATAACACCATCATTTGGATCTCAAGCTTTATTAATAGCATCAATTATTAAGTCAATATCAGTTCCAATTAGATTATCTTTAGTACCACCTGCTGGAATAATTTTAACTTCATTTGCCATTTGTTTTGCTAGATCAACAACACCATTTGCTATTTTATTACTATGTGAAATAACTACTATTCCTACCATACAATCCTTAAATGTTTTCACTAATACATTTTAATATTAAATAACTAGAGTAAGATCCAGGATCAATATGACCAACACTTCTTTGTCCTAAATAACTTGCTCTACCTTTTTTAGCAATTATGTTTTTAGTTTCTTCAACTTTTAAATAAGCTAATTGCACTGCTTTATTTAAAATTTCTTTAGCATTTTCATTTTTATTAATCAATTCTTTAATTAAATCACTGACTGGTTCTAAAACATCAACCATTGTTTTATCTCCAATATTAGCTTTACCACGTAATTTGATTCCACTAACTGCATCATTTAAACAAACTGAAAAATCATCAATATTCATTTCTGTTTTATCATTTAAACTCATACTAGCTTTTAAAAATGCAGTTCCATATAAAGGTCCAGAAGCTCCACCAACATTAGAAACTAAAACCATTCCCACTTTTTTAAACATACTACTAATATCAGTATATGAGTTATTTTCAAGATCTTCTTTAACTTTTAAAAATCCTCTTGATAAATTGTGACCATGATCTCCATCACCAATTATCTGATCTAATTTAGTTAATTCTTCTTTATTATTATCAATAACTTCAGCTATTTTTAATAAAATTTGTTTGACTGCTTCAATTTTTAAACTCATTTTAATACCTCTTACTATTAAAATATCTAATAAACTTGTTATTTAAATTATACTATTAAACAAAAAATAGCTCTAAAATAGAGCTATTATTCCAATTATTAAAAACGTAACACTCAAAACAACACCCACTAAATAGCAACATATTATAGTGAAATTTATTCAGAATTTTTTATCACTTTTTTTAGTTGTATTAATATAAAAACTTCTTGCTTGTTCATGTTGTTGTTTTAATTTAATTTTTTTGATAATAAATATTGCTAATATTAATAAAATTGCTAAAAGAATAGAAACTAATATAAAAATAATTGCTCAGCTTTTAGAAATTTCATTATTTAAAATAGTTACAAATAATTTGTTTAACATCTATTTTAAAATAGCAACAACATCGCCTTTTTTAACTTCTCCCATTTTTACAATTTCTAAAGTTTTTCCACCATTGTTTGTAAAAATGATTGGAGATTTAATTGATGGAACTTTTTTAGATACTTCTTGTAAATCAACAGTTACTAATTTGTCTCCAGCATTAACTTCTTGATCTTGAATTACATATGACTCAAAACCATTACCATCTAAACTTACTGTATCTAAACCAATATGTAATAGGATTTCAACACCATTTTTTGTTTGAATTCCAAAAGCGTGCTTTGTTGGAAAAGCAGTTACTAATTTACCACTAACTGGAGCATGAAAATCGTTTGATGTTGGATAAATTGCAAATCCATCACCTAACATTCTTTCTCTAAAAACATCATCTTCAACTTCATCTAATGTAATTATTTTTCCATCACAAGGAGCCAAAACTTTTAAATTTTTATTAAAAAATCACATGTTACACCTCTTTTTTTACTTATTATCTTAATTTTAACATTTAATGCCTTATAGATGTTAATAAGATAACTAACTCAAAAATTAGTCTAAGTTCTTTAAAAACTCTTCAACAAGATCATTTACTTGTTGACTAGTTTGGCATTCTAAAGCTTTATTAGCTAATTGTTTAGCTTTTATAGATTCAATTTTACTCATAAGTGATCTAGCTTTTAAAACTGAAGTCGCACTCATTGAAAAAGCGTCTAAATCTAATCCTAATAAAATTGGTAAAGCCTTAGAATCTCCTGCCATTTCTCCACACATACCAACTCATTTATTATGCTTATGAGCTCCACTAATTGTTAGTTGAATTAATCTTAATAAAGAAGGGTTTAATGGTTGATATAGATATGAAACATTTTGATTCATTCTATCACTAGCAAATGAGTATTGAATTAAATCATTAGTTCCTATTGAAAAGAAATCAGCATATTTTGCAAATTGATCAGCTAATATAGCAGCTGATGGAATTTCAATCATCATTCCAATTTGCACTTGTTTATCATATTTTATATTTTCTTTATCAAGTTCTAATTTACATTCTTCAACAAATGCTTTAGCTTGTTTAAATTCATCAATTGTAGCAATCATTGGAAACATAATACCTAATTTTCCAAATGCTGAAGCTTTTAATAATGCTCTAATTTGATCTTTAAAAATATCTTTTCTATCTAGAGTGAACCTAATTGCTCTATATCCTAAAAAAGGATTCATTTCTTCATCAAATTTAAAATATGATAGCTTTTTATCTCCACCAATATCTAAAGTACGAAAAACTACTAAATGATTTATCTGACTAACAACTTTTTTATAAGCTTCAAATTGTTCTTCTTCAGTTGGAAAATGATCATTATCCATATACAAGAATTCAGTTCTAAATAACCCAATACCTTCAGCTCCTGAATCTAGAACTGATTGAATATCATTTGTTGAACCAATATTTGCTTCAATTAGCTTTTTAATTTTATCTTTTGTTAAACTTGGTTTATCTTTAAATTTTTTTAATTGGTCTTTTAATTCTAAATATTGTTTTACTTTAGTTTGATAGTTTTTAATATCATCATCATTTAAATCTAATTCAACAATCCCACTACTTCCATCTAAAGCTATCAAATCATCAGTTTTAACTAATTCAGTAATATTTTTTAATCCTAAAATTGCAGGAATTTCTAAACTTCTTGCCATAATAGCAGCATGACTAGTTCTTCCACCAACATTAGTTAAAAATCCTTTAACAAATTTTTTATCTAATTGAGCAGTTTGACTTGGAGTTAGATCATCACTAATAATAATTACTTCTTTATCAATAGTTGATAAATCATGAATTTCTAATCCTAAAATATGAGAAATAATTCTTGAACTAACATCTTTAATATCTGCACTTCGTTCTTTAAAATATGGATCTTCTAACTGACTAAACATTTCAAAATAATTATTAGATACTATAAAAAGTGCATATTCAGCATTTACTTTTTCAGTTTTAATTAATTGAACAACCTCTTCTTTAATAGTAGGATCATTTGCAATATCTTGATGTGCATCAAAAATTGCAGCCTTTTCTTCTCCTAATTTTTCTAAAGTAATTTTTTGAATTTTTTTTAAATCAGTAATTGTTTGATTAATTGCTTGTTCTAATTTGACAATTTGTTGATCAACATCATCAATTAATTGCTTTTGAACATCAAGTTTAATTTCTTTAATAACAAGAGCTTTTGCTAAAGAAATACCATCACTTGCTGCAATTCCTTTAATTTGTTTTGACATGTTTTTATCCTTACTATAAAATAAATAACTATTATTAATTTTAATCTACTAAGATAAAAAAACAACTTTATAATCAATTTGAATTATAATAATCTATTTTTTATAAAATTCAATTTCTCTTAAAATTGTTGAAGATAAACTTCTTTTATCATAATCACTAATAAAATAAACTACTTCAATATTTGGATCTAAACTTTTAAATCCATCATAATATTTAATCTCATATTCAAAATCAGCTTGACTTCTTAAACCTCTAATTATAAAACTAGCATTTAATTCTTTTGCAATAGTAGTAGTTAGTTTATTTTCATTAATAATAATTTCGACATTACTAAAATCTTTTATAAAATTTTTAATATTTTCAACTCTACTTTGTAAATCTGGATCAAGTGATTTATTTACGTTTTTACTAACAACAACATATACTTTATCAAATAATAAAATAGCTTTTTTTAAAATATTTAAATGTCCTTTGTGAAAAGGATTAAAGCTTCCTGGATAAATTGCTGTTTTCATATTTTCTTTCTAATTAAAAATATTATCAAATAATTTAGTAGATTTTAAACCATCACTAAAACCATCTGGATATAATTTCTGAAGATTTTCTCTAAATGATGATTTTTGATATTTATATCTAGTTTTATCAGTTCCATCAATTAAGTTATAAGCATAAATAATATTATCTCCGATTTTTATGTTATCTGATTGTAAAAACGGAGCTATTGTTGCATGCTGAAGTAAATCTCCAAACTCAACATTTGATCTAACATTATTATATATACCTATCATTTGACCAAATTCATTATAAGCTAGTGAGCCTGAAGCTCCATAATATAATGAAGAAAAATTAACATTATATTGATACCCATAAAAAGTTGCAAAAACTCTGTGTCAATAATTGTCTCTAATACCAAAATTAGACACAAATCCTATGCTTGTTTCAAATTCGTTAGGATAAGCAAATGTTTCTTTATTTGTTTTAGAAGTTCTAGAATAAATCGTTAATTTATCTAAGTTTCTTTCAACTGGATTGTTTTGCATTCAATAACTTTTATTATATTGATTTGTAGAATAACCAGCTATATAAATGTCTTTTGCATTATATAAATTTTTATCTGATTTATCTTTTCTAAAAAGTGCTGAAGTATAATCTGTTGTTTGCAAATGTTTAGAAATTTCTTTATTCTGATTTGGTAAATTATCAGTGTTTTCTAGTCTTTTTAAATATCTGTTTAACCCATCAACAGCATTTTCAACTCATAATTTTAATGTATGATCAGCCTTAGACAAATCAATATCAATTTCAAAAACAGCAAAATCAACCATAATTGGTGCTTTTTTAGTTTTTAAAAAGTCGTCTCAAGCAATTTTTTCATCCTCATTAAGACTATCTTTTTTATTAGTATCATAATAACTAATAGCTGATTCATAAATTGTTTTATCATATTTACTAGTTGCATAATTATTCATAAAATCAACTGCACCAAAGACAAGTTTTGGTTCTGAAATTGCACTAGATAAAGTATGACTACTTAATTGACTTCCAGGATCATTTTTAATATACTCATTAAATTCTGAACTACTTAAATAGTAATTTGCAGTTCAATTATTTGTTTGTGTTTTATTATTTTTACTACTAAAATCATTAACATTTTCAGCTTTACCTAAACCAATTCCAACAACTTTATTATTAGATGGATCATAATAATTAAATTCTTTATTTTGCTCTTCAGTTAATGAATTACTAAATTCAGATAAAACGTGTAAGTTAGTAGCTAAAAATAATTTATATTTATTTTCATTATTATATTTATGATAATCTAATAATCATCCAGTTCCTGTACCATTACTTAAAAAACCACCATTATTTAGTTTTGTTAAAAATTTAATTGAAAAAGTTCTATCATATAGTTCTTTATAAATTTCTTCTGCTGAAACTGTAGTAAATTTATTTATAAATTCTGGATAACTATGATTTGCAGGACTATAAATAGAGCCTTCTATAAACTTGTCTTCAACATTATTACTATCAGCATTTATAATCAGTTGATTATTTTGCTTATCATTAATTATTTTATTAATATGTTGATCAACTTCATTTACTAATTCATTACTTTCTAGTTCTAATAATAATTCTTTAGCCTTTTTTAAAAAACTTAAAAGATTATCACTATTAAAATCATTAGAAAAATTTTTAAGTTCAGATAAAATGTTGTTTATATTAGATAATTTATTTGAGCTTATTGATTTGCTATTAATTTCTTTTGTTTTCTTAATAATTTTATCTTTTAAATTTTTATCAATTTTAGGATTATTTTCTAAAATAGATTTAAATTCTTCTAACTGATTATTTAAATCAATTATGTCTTTTTTATTAGGTGAATTAATAGTTGGAATAAAACCAGGTTTAATTTTATTAGTATGAGTGCATGAAATAGTAACTAATGGAACTAAAATTAAACTAAGACTACTTAAATATTTTAATGATTTTTTCATTTATTACTTTCTTTTATTAATAGTAAAAACTTAGCTTTTTAAGCTAAGTTTTTTAACTATTATATCTTTTATTTAATTAAGTTTAAAGTATCTAAACAAATCATTTTTTCTTCATTTGTTCTAATAGCATAAACTGGAATTTTTGATTTTTCACTAGAAATTAATTTATAATCTGAGTATTTAGCTTGGTTTTTATCTTGATCAATTTGTAAATCTAAAAGTTTAACTTTTTTACAAATTAGATCTCTAATAACATCAGCGTTTTCACCAATTCCTGCTGTAAATACTACTGCATCAATGTTATCTAAATAATTTGCATACTTAACTATAAAATCAGCAACAATTTGAACATATTTTTCAACAGCAACAACTGCTTTTTTGTCATTTTTATCATATTGTTCTAAAACATCTCTCATGTCAGCTGAAACTTGACTTAAACCTAAAAGTCCTGATTGTTTATTTAAAGTTTGAGTAATTGTAAAGATATCTGAATTTGTTTGTTTTGCAATATATTCACAAATTGATACATCAATATCTCCACTTCTAGTTCCCATCATTAAACCAGCTAATGGAGTTAATCCCATTGAAGTATCATAAGATTTACCATCTTTAATACATGAAATACTTGCACCATTTCCTAAATGACAAACAATTAAGTTTAAATTTTCTTTTTTCTTATTTAAAATTTCAGAAGATTTATTAACTATGTATTCATAACTAATTCCATGAAATCCATATTTTCTTACACCAAATTCTTCATATCATTTATAAGGAACAGTGTATAAATAATTTACTTCTGGCATAGTTTGATGAAATGCTGTATCAAAACAAGCTACCATATTAGTATTTGGCATTAATTTTTTAACAGCTTTTATAGCAATAATTGCAGCTGGATTATGAAGTGGAGCTAATTTAACACTATCTTGAATTTTTGATAATATTTCATCAGTAATAATTGATGAGTGTGAAATTTCACCACCATGAACTACTCTAAATCCAACTCCATTAATTTCATCAATATTTGATATAATTTTTAATTCAAGTAATTTGTTTAAAATTAATTGAATAGCATGTTCATGATCTGGAAGAGGATCTTCAAATTTATATTTTTGATTATTGTGTTCAAATTTTAAAAACCCATCAATTCCGATACGTTCTGCTAGACCATCTAATATTGGTTCAATTGTTTTTGAAGTATCAAATAATTTAAATTTAATTGAACTACTTCCAGAATTAATAACTAAAATCATTTAATTTTCTCCTTAATAAGATAAGTGTAGTGTCATTATAGCTGTATTTAAAACATCTATAAATGTAGCACCTCTACTTAAATCATTAACTGGTTGATTTAATCCTAAAACAAAAGGTCCAATTGCTTCAAAACCACCCATTCTTTGAGCAATCTTATAACCAATATTTCCGGCATTTATATCTGGAAAAACAAAGATATCTGGAGTTTGTTTAGTTAATAAACAGTTTTTGAATTTTTTATCTCTAGTTTTTTTATCAAAGGCTGCATCAAATTGAATTTCACCTTCACAAACATAATCATTTTGACTAGATTTTAAAATTTCAACTGCTTTGTGAACTCTATCAACATCTTCACCTTTACCACTACCATTTGTTGAATAGCTTAATAAAGCAGCTTCAACATTTTTTACATTTAAAGTCTTTGCAAAATCAACTGCCATTTGTGTGATTTCAACTAATTGTTCGCTTGTTGGTTTAATGTTTAAAGCACAATCAGTAAAAATGTAATTTTCATCACCTTTTGACATAATAAAGATACTACTTGCAATATTATATCCAGGTTTTGTACCAATAATTTGTAAAGCTGGTCTAATTGTATCAGCTGTTGTATTGTTTAATCCAGATAACATACAATCAGCTTGATTTAATTTAACTAACATAGCTCCAACATAATTTGGTAATTGCATTACTTGATGTGCAACTTCAATAGTTGCTTTACCTTTTCTAAGTTTTACAAATTCTTCACTAAATTCTTTTGTGTCAAATTCATCTAAACAAATGGTTTTAATTGATGAATTATTTTTAATTTCACTTGGAACTTCTTTTGAAGATTTAAATAATAGAATTGGTAATCCTAATTTTTCATCAACTAAAGTTTTAGCCACAGATTGAATAATTTCAGATTCACCTTCTGGAAAAACAATAGATTTTTTTTCTGATTTTAAAACTAGTTGATTTTTAATTTCTTCTAATGTATACATATTATTCTTTCTATAAATTAATTAAAAATGAATAGCTTTTCCTGTTTCTAGAGCTTCTGCTGCTTCTCCAATTGCTTCACTCATTGTTGGGTGAGGGTGAATTGTATTAGCAATTTCAGTAATTGTTCCTTCACACTCAATAACAGCAGCAATTTCTGAAATCATTTCAGTTGCTCTATTTCCAATAATATGTGCACCTAAAATAGTTTTGTATTTAGGTTCTATAATAATTTTTACAAATCCTGAAGTATCATCATCAGCTAAAGCTTTACCAATAGCTGAAAATGGGAATTTAAAGGTTTTGTATTCAATATTTTCTTGTTTTAATTGTTGTTCAGTTTTTCCTATCATTGAAACTTCTGGATGTGTATAAATACATGATGGAATTCTGTCATAATCCATAACAATATCTTCAGCATGATCTTTATTAGCTTTTTTAGCAATTCTATTAGCAGCAACAATAGCTCCTTTAACTGCAGTATGAGCTAGCATTACTTTTCCAACAACATCACCAATTGCATAAACACCATCTAAATTAGTTTCTTGATATTCATTAACAACAATACCTTTTCTTGGAGTTAATTCTAAACCGATGTTTTCAAATCCAGTTAATGAAGTTTTACGTCCAACTGATTCTAAAACATATTCTCCCTTAACCATTTGATCTTTTCCATCGATTTGATATACTACAGCTCCATTTTTAAATTCTTTAACTGAAGCATTTGTAATAACTTCAATGTTGTATCTGTTTTTCAACTCTTTAGTCATTGCATCAATAATATCTTTATCTAGCATTTCTAAAATAGTTGGTAATCCTTGTAAAACAGTAACTTTTGTACCAAGACTAGCAAATAAACAACTAAACTCAATACCAATAACTCCTCCACCAATTACAACTAAAGTTTCAGGAATTTTTGGAATTGATAAAATTCCAGTTGAATCAATAATGATTCCATCTTTTCTTCCTTGATCAAATCCTGGAAGTGGTAAATGATTTGGTGTTGACCCAGAAGCAATAATTAAGTTATTAACACGATAATTTTTATTATTTACTGAAATTGTGTTTTTATCTAAAGCAACAGCTTCACCTTTGATTTGAGTTACTTTATTTTTATCTAGTAGATATTTAACTCCACCTGTTAATTTCTTAACAACACCATTTTTTCTTTGAATTGCTTGAGCTCAATCAATAACTACTTTTTCAGTATTTTGTAAAACAATTCCTAATTCTTTTGCTTTATGCATTATATCGTGATAAACATGAGAAGTTTTTAGTAAAGTTTTTGTAGGAATACATCCAACATTTAAACAAACTCCACCATAATATTCTTTTTCAATAATTAAAGTTTTTAGACCTAATTGAGCAGATTTAATAGCAGTAACATAACCACCAATTCCCGCACCAACTACACAAACATCAAATGTATCTTCAATTTGAACATCCACTTTTGGAGCTTCAGTTTTTGGTTTTGGTGCTCTGCTTGGTAAAACATCATTTGAAACTGGAGTAGCACCAACTACACTAGCGTTTTCTTCAACTTGTTCTGTTTTTTTAGTTTCAGCTTTTGGTTTTGGTGCTCTGCTTGGTAGAACATCGTTTGAAACTGGAGTAGCACCAACTACACTAGCATTTTCTTCAATTACTTCAACTTTAGGTTCAGTTGTAGAACTTGATGTTCCATCATCAATTTCAATAACTACATCACCAACTTTAATTTCTTGACCAGTAGAGATATTGATTATTGCTATTTTTCCAGCAACTGGAGAAGGAATTTCACTATTTACTTTATCGGTTTCAACAAAATATAAAGGTTGTCCTTCTTTAACAACATCGCCAACTTTAACTAAAACTTCAGCAACTGTTCCTTCTGTTAAACCTTCACCTATGTCAGCAAATTTTACTTTAAACATATTTTATCCCTTCACTAATTACATAAACAATAGTACTGGTTTTGATAGATAATCTTGTACTTTAATTAAAAATCTTCCAGCATCTGCCCCATCAATGATTCTGTGATCACAAGTCATTGATAATGGCATTATAAATCTTTTTTGTAATTCACCATTGATATATAAAGGAGTTTGAGACATTGTACCAACTCCTAAAATAGCTGATTCTGGTGAGTTAATAATAGGAGTAGCATAATCTAATCCTACTGAACCAAAGTTTGAAACAGTAAATGTTGCTTCAGTCATTTCAGCTCTTGTTAATTTACCATCTTTAGCTTTGTTTGCTAATTCACTAATTTTAATTGCAATTTCAAACACACTTAAATGATCAGCACCTTTAATAACTGGAACCATTAATCCGTTTGGTGTATCTACTGCAATTCCGATATTAATGTTGTGCATAAATTGGATTTTGTTATTTGCAAAATCACCTCTTACGTTAATATTTGGCATATCACGTAATGATTTAGCAACAGCTTTAATAATAAATGCTAAGTAAGTTAATTTAATTCCACTAGCTGCAGCATGATCTTTTAGTTCAGTTCTCATTTTGTGAGTTTCAGTAATGTCAGTGTTTTTCATACCAGTAAATGCAGCAATTTCAGTATGAGATTTTGTCATTGCTTTTACTGTAGCTTTTCTAACACCATTCATTGGAACTTCATCTCAAGATAAAGGTGCACTTGGTTCAACAACTTTAATTGTTGGAGTTATAGCTGGAGCTGGAGTTGGAGCTGGTTGACTAGCAACTGGAGCTGGAGTTGGAGCTGCAGCTGGTTGACTAACTGGTTGAGCTGATGAAGAATGATAATTCTTAATATCAGCAACTAAAATTCTTTGGTTTGGTCCTGTTGGAGTTACTAAAGATAAATCAACATTTAAATCAGCGGCAACTTTTCTTGCTAGAGGTGTAGCTTTAATAGTGCTTGATTTTGTAACTGTAGATGCTTGTTTTCTAACAATTAAATCATTTGAAACTGGAGTAGCACCAACTACACTAGCGTTTTCTTCAACTACTTCAACTTTAGCTTCTTGTTTAGCTTCAGCTTTTGGTTCACTAGCTACAGAAGCACCTGATCCTTCATCAATTTCCATAACTACATCACCAACTTTGATTTCTTGTCCAGCTTTAATGTTAATTACTGCAATTTTTCCAGCCACTGGAGCAGGTATTTCACTGTTTACTTTATCAGTTTCAACAAAGTATAATGATTGTCCTTCTTTAACAACATCACCAACTTTAACTAAAACTTCAGCGACTGTTCCTTCTGTTAGACCTTCACCTATGTCAGCAAATTTAACTTTGAACATATCTTTTTCCTTTCTAAATATTTATTATTTAAAATTTAAAGTCTAACAATTCTTGCATTTTGACTAGAACTTTTTTAGGGTTAACTTGGAAGTAACCTTCTCCTCTATCAAATGGAGTAATAACATCATAACCTGTACATCTTGATAAAGGCGCTTTTATGTATTCAAAACATTCTTCATTAACAGTTGTAATGATTTCAGCTGAAACTGAGAATGATTTAACAGCTTCATGAACAACTAATAATCTTCCTGTTTTTTTAACTGATTCAACTACCATTTTTTTATCTCATGGTTTAATAGAACGTAAATCAATTAAATCAATAGTTGCGTTTGGATGAGTTTCTTTTAATAACGCAATAGCTTTTTGACAATCAACAGTTTGAGCACCATAAGTAACAACAGTTAAATCATTACCTTCTTGAATTTTATAAGCTTCTCCAATTGGTACTATGTAGTGTTCATCTGGAACTTCTTGTTTAAATGCTCTATATAGTTTTGTTGGTTCAACAACAATAACTGGATCTGGTGAATCAATTGCAGCTAAAATTAGTCCTTTTGTATCATATGGAGTTGATGGACAAACAATTTGAACTCCTGGAATATGAGCAAATACTGCTTCTAAAGCTTCACTGTGGTGTTCTAAAGCACGAATACCTCCACCCATTGGTGTTCTAATAACCATTGGAGCAGTGTATTTACCACGAGTACGGTTTCTCATTCTTGAAATGTTAGTGAAAATGTTTTGTAAAGAAGCTAATCCTAAACCTTCAAATTGCATTTCTACAACTGGTTTCATACCATTCATAGCCATTCCTAAACCAACACCAGCAAACATTGCTTCACTAATAGGAGCATTAAAGCAACGATCATTTCCAAATTTTACAGCTAATCCTTGAGTAGCTCTGAAAACTCCACCTTCAGTTCCAACGTCTTCACCAAATACAATAACATTTGGGTCACGTTGTATAGCGCAATCTAAAGCATCAGTTACAGCTTTAATATTATTAATAATAGCCATTAGTGGTGTCCTCCTTCTTTAGATTCTGGGTATTTTTCAAAGAATTCTTTAGCTTCTTTGTATTGTTCTTCTAAAAAGATATCCATTTTGTCGTATTGGTATTTAAAAATATCAATTAGATCATAGTTTTTGTTTTGTTCAACTCAAGCAAATTCATCAGCAACTAATTTATCGTGTTCAGCTACTAATTTTTCTTCTTGTTCATCAGATCATACTTTTTTATCAATTAGATATTGTTTTAATCTGATTAATGGATCAAATTTAGACATTTCTTCAAATTCACCTTTTGGACGGTAAACATCTGGGTTATCTGAAGATGAGTGAGCACCTAATCTATATGTGTCACATTCAACTAAAACAGGTCCATTTCCTTTTCTTACATATTCAACAACTTCTTTAAATACACCAATACATGCTAAATAGTCGTTTCCATCAACAATAATTGAAGGAATACCAGTAGCAATTC
This genomic window from Mycoplasma mycoides subsp. capri contains:
- a CDS encoding MIP family Ig-specific serine endopeptidase codes for the protein MKKSLKYLSSLSLILVPLVTISCTHTNKIKPGFIPTINSPNKKDIIDLNNQLEEFKSILENNPKIDKNLKDKIIKKTKEINSKSISSNKLSNINNILSELKNFSNDFNSDNLLSFLKKAKELLLELESNELVNEVDQHINKIINDKQNNQLIINADSNNVEDKFIEGSIYSPANHSYPEFINKFTTVSAEEIYKELYDRTFSIKFLTKLNNGGFLSNGTGTGWLLDYHKYNNENKYKLFLATNLHVLSEFSNSLTEEQNKEFNYYDPSNNKVVGIGLGKAENVNDFSSKNNKTQTNNWTANYYLSSSEFNEYIKNDPGSQLSSHTLSSAISEPKLVFGAVDFMNNYATSKYDKTIYESAISYYDTNKKDSLNEDEKIAWDDFLKTKKAPIMVDFAVFEIDIDLSKADHTLKLWVENAVDGLNRYLKRLENTDNLPNQNKEISKHLQTTDYTSALFRKDKSDKNLYNAKDIYIAGYSTNQYNKSYWMQNNPVERNLDKLTIYSRTSKTNKETFAYPNEFETSIGFVSNFGIRDNYWHRVFATFYGYQYNVNFSSLYYGASGSLAYNEFGQMIGIYNNVRSNVEFGDLLQHATIAPFLQSDNIKIGDNIIYAYNLIDGTDKTRYKYQKSSFRENLQKLYPDGFSDGLKSTKLFDNIFN
- a CDS encoding acetate kinase codes for the protein MILVINSGSSSIKFKLFDTSKTIEPILDGLAERIGIDGFLKFEHNNQKYKFEDPLPDHEHAIQLILNKLLELKIISNIDEINGVGFRVVHGGEISHSSIITDEILSKIQDSVKLAPLHNPAAIIAIKAVKKLMPNTNMVACFDTAFHQTMPEVNYLYTVPYKWYEEFGVRKYGFHGISYEYIVNKSSEILNKKKENLNLIVCHLGNGASISCIKDGKSYDTSMGLTPLAGLMMGTRSGDIDVSICEYIAKQTNSDIFTITQTLNKQSGLLGLSQVSADMRDVLEQYDKNDKKAVVAVEKYVQIVADFIVKYANYLDNIDAVVFTAGIGENADVIRDLICKKVKLLDLQIDQDKNQAKYSDYKLISSEKSKIPVYAIRTNEEKMICLDTLNLIK
- the pta gene encoding phosphate acetyltransferase → MYTLEEIKNQLVLKSEKKSIVFPEGESEIIQSVAKTLVDEKLGLPILLFKSSKEVPSEIKNNSSIKTICLDEFDTKEFSEEFVKLRKGKATIEVAHQVMQLPNYVGAMLVKLNQADCMLSGLNNTTADTIRPALQIIGTKPGYNIASSIFIMSKGDENYIFTDCALNIKPTSEQLVEITQMAVDFAKTLNVKNVEAALLSYSTNGSGKGEDVDRVHKAVEILKSSQNDYVCEGEIQFDAAFDKKTRDKKFKNCLLTKQTPDIFVFPDINAGNIGYKIAQRMGGFEAIGPFVLGLNQPVNDLSRGATFIDVLNTAIMTLHLSY
- the lpdA gene encoding dihydrolipoyl dehydrogenase; protein product: MFKVKFADIGEGLTEGTVAEVLVKVGDVVKEGQPLYFVETDKVNSEIPSPVAGKIAIINISTGQEIKVGDVVIEIDDGTSSSTTEPKVEVIEENASVVGATPVSNDVLPSRAPKPKAETKKTEQVEENASVVGATPVSNDVLPSRAPKPKTEAPKVDVQIEDTFDVCVVGAGIGGYVTAIKSAQLGLKTLIIEKEYYGGVCLNVGCIPTKTLLKTSHVYHDIMHKAKELGIVLQNTEKVVIDWAQAIQRKNGVVKKLTGGVKYLLDKNKVTQIKGEAVALDKNTISVNNKNYRVNNLIIASGSTPNHLPLPGFDQGRKDGIIIDSTGILSIPKIPETLVVIGGGVIGIEFSCLFASLGTKVTVLQGLPTILEMLDKDIIDAMTKELKNRYNIEVITNASVKEFKNGAVVYQIDGKDQMVKGEYVLESVGRKTSLTGFENIGLELTPRKGIVVNEYQETNLDGVYAIGDVVGKVMLAHTAVKGAIVAANRIAKKANKDHAEDIVMDYDRIPSCIYTHPEVSMIGKTEQQLKQENIEYKTFKFPFSAIGKALADDDTSGFVKIIIEPKYKTILGAHIIGNRATEMISEIAAVIECEGTITEIANTIHPHPTMSEAIGEAAEALETGKAIHF